CACTCCCATGAGCGATCCCAGCAAGCGCTGGATGCTCAGTCGCAGAGAGTTCCCATAGCTGCCGGAGAGCACCGCGGCGGTGGTGAGGGCGATGTAGTAGCCAAAGGGAATGCTGCTCAGCAAGCCGAATGCCGCCCCGAGGCCGGTCACCAGCGCGAGACGCAGGTCGGAGCGAACGAACCAGGGTCTAGAGGTTGGCGGAGAGGATCTCATCACAGTCCCCGTGCCCGATCCAGCCGTTGCTGGCTGTTCAGCAGCCTGCCGAATCGCGTCACCTGTTCCTCGAGGGCGATGCGTTGCGCCAGGGACAGTCCTGCTTCGTTCGAGTCGAGGCTCAAGCGGTCTGGGCTTCGAGGCTGGGCCCCTAGGTAGCGACCTAAGGCCGGGAGTTCATTGGCTGCGTGGTCTTTGTGCAGTCGCTCGATCAGCCGCTCCACCAGCATCCAGCGCACCTGTTGACAGCGCCACAGGCTCACGCACTGACGCCAGCGACCTTGATTGAGCCGCCTGACATGCCGCGGCCCCAGACTTTGTTCCACCGAGAGGATGCTCTGCATCTCGAGCACCAGCCGGGTGATCAAGGCGGGTTCGATGGGTGTGGGCGCTGCTGCTTGTCCCTGCAAAGCCAGGCTGTGGGCCTTCACGCGAGCGTGTAGGAGGGCATGCAGTTGCGCATGCACCGCTTGCAAGCGCGACATCCTGTTTTTGGGCCAGAGCAGACGGCCCACGATCAGCGCCACGAGGATGCCCACCAGGGTGTCGAGGCTGCGATTGAACACGTAGGTCCAATCGAGCTTGGTGTAAGCATCAATGCTCAGGAACATCACTGTGACCACCACAGCGGTGGACAGTCCGTTGCTCCAGCCCAGGCGTCGCAGCAGGGGGATGGTGATCAGCAGGCTCACGAGAATGCCGATCCAGCCGGACATGATCGTGTGCACCAGAAAGGTGATCAAGCCGCCGGCGATCGTTCCCAGGATCCGTCCACGTGCCGCCCGCAGACTGTTCTCATCTTGGTCGTCGATGACGAAGGTGACTGCGAGCAGCGGATACCAGGCGAAGGCAATGCGATCAAAGTGCTGCGCGATCGCACAGGTGATCAGGATGCTCAACCCGAGCCTGAGGCTCTGTTTCAGCAGATTCCCGTTCACGGATCGAGGCGGTGGATCAATACAGGAACTGCTGACGCTGACTGCTGGAATCGCTGTCGTCGCGACCACCCTGGTACACCGGCCATTCCGTGTCGAGATAACTGATGCCGTCTTCGTAGAAAGGGCGTGCGGGCAGGCGTTCAGTCTCGAGTTCCGTGATCCCCATCGCGGTGATCAGTCCACCCAGTTCCATCGCACCCAGATCGGTGTCGAGGTTCTGACCCGCGGCCTGAATCAGCGCAGGCAGGCGCACCAAGTTTTCCGGTCGGGTCATCGAGCCAAACAGACTTTTCAGCACGAGTTGCTGGCGGGCCAGGCGCCCTAAATCACCCTCCTCGTCGTGGCGCCAGCGCAGAAAACCCTCCAGGTCTTCACCCTGAAGCACCTGCGGACCTGGCTGGAGATCAATCAGCAGCCCCTGGCTTCTGTCGCGGTAATACAAACGTTTGGGGACGTCGACTTCGACGCCACCGACGAGATCGCTCAGGGTGCGAATGCCGTTGAGATTGACCAGGATGTGATGGTTGATCGGACGCCCCATCAACCGCGACAGTTCGGATTTGACGGCGTCCAAGCCGCCATAGGCATAGAGAGCGTTGGCTTTGACAGGCCCAAAGCTGTAGGAGTTGATGTAGCTGTCTCGGGGGATCTGCGTGATGGAGGTTCGGCCCCCTTCCACACGCAAAGTGAAAATGGCATCGGTGTTCCCACCACCCTCGTCGACACCAAGAACAAGAATTTCGCGGTTATCAAAAACAGACCAGGCGGAAAAGGGATTGCTTACCGGCAGCAGCGGCGGAGCATCAGCGTCTGTCGTCAAGGATCGGCTCAGCGGAATGGCCAGCAGGAAACCGCCAGTCAGCCCAATAGCAGCTGAGAGAAGGAGGGTTCCCGGGCGAACTTTTTTCGCTTGATCCATCACTTCAGGCTAGCCCAGTATTTGCGTTTTCTTAAGCATTTGGTTGCGCTGGTTTGCGGTCACGTCAATGGTTCGCTGATCACCATCGAAGCGCAATTCAGCAGCGAAACCAGGTTGCTGGTTCGATCACTGGCAGGGATCGGAAGTCCTGCCACCTGACGCCGTTGCGAGCGCAGGATCACCAGATCATGATCAAGGCTTTGGCGTTCGATCATCGTTTCCACACCCGGTCCCCGTTCCAGCTGGATCTGGATGCTGGTGCCCTGGCCATGGGTCGGTTGCCAGCGTCGTAGTTCCCGCTCGATCCTTGCCCGATCGGTGCGGTTGAACCGGGGATCAACGATGTGCAGCAAGGTGATCAGGCCGGCATCCGGTGAGGTGCTCGCCAGCACCCGCTGCGCCAGTTCGAACTGCTCTCGGGCGCTGGCGGACAGGTCTTTGATTGGAACGAGAATCCTTTGAAGATCCTCAACCTTGCGGTTGGCAAGATTGACCACGACGACAGGACAGTGCGCCGTACGACAGACACCATCCACCAGGTCGCCGAAGAACCAGCGCCTCAGGTTGTCCGGACGCCCCGCACCGATCACCAACAGGTCCGCGCTCTGTTCACGTGCACTGCGGCTCATCCCTGCGGCAATGTCTTCATCCAGGCGCAACAGGCAGCGGGTTCTGACCTTGAGCTGTTCACCGATCACTGCCGCCTGCGCGAGGCGTTCCCTGGCGGATGCCACGGCGTGGTTCACACCACCCCTGGCTTCTTCGAGGCTCGGACAGACCAGTGCCAAGGGCAGCAGACGCCCTTGCGTCTCGGCTCCGCCACTGAGCAGTCGTGAGGCGATATCCAGCAGTCCTTGTTCTGTCGAGGGATTGGCGATCGGCACCACGATGTTCAACGGTCGCCGCGCCACAGTCAGCGAGGTGTCGTCGCCGATGGCTGATGGTGCGTCGCTCAGGGGCGTTGCGTCGCGCGGACGGGTGGGTTCCACCAGCTGTCGCACGGAGCGTGCCGTCAGCAGAGGACCGAGGGTTGCCGTCACCACCATCATCGCGAGCACGGCATTGAGCACCGTTCGATCGAGCAATCCCGCTTCGTATCCGATGAAGGCTGTGGCCAGGGTCGCCGCCACCTGCGGCATAGCCAAGGACCACATCATCACCGTCTGACTGCCGTTGTAGTGAAAGGTTCGACCTGCAATCAGGCTGACCAAACCCTTGCAGGCGATCACGCCAAGCACCATCAGCAGCGGCATCTGGAAGTGGGTGATCGAGCTGCCAAGGCTGTCCAGATCAAGCAGCAGCCCGAGGTGGATGAAAAAGATGGGGATGAATAGAGAGGCTCCAACCAGGATCACTTGCTGCTTCGACTTGCCTTCCGGAAGAACCGAATTCACGGCAAGTCCAGCCAGAAATGCACCCACGATCTTTTCAACGCCCGCCACTTCCGCACCCAGCGATGCAATGAAAAGAATCAACAGAATCGTCAGGAAAATGCGACTTTCGTCATTGATGCTTCGCCTGAAAATTCGTCGCCCGACGATCCGGATCACGGTGACAATCGTGAGCGCGAAGATTCCCACGCTGGCGATCAAACCGAAGAGATTGCCCCATGAAAATGTCTGCTGGCCAAGGCCGATGGCAATGGCCAGCACCACCAGTGAGGCGATGTCCGTGAGGATCGTGCTCCCCACGCTGACCACCACGGCTTCATCGCGCTGGGCTCCATAACTGCGAACAATCGGATAGCCCAAGGGTGTGTGGGAGGCGATCAGCGTGCCGATCAGCAGGCAAGGAACTAGTGGGAAGCCAAAGACGAAACCGATGAGACCGCCTGTGGCCATGCCGAACAGGAAGTGGAGGATGCCGATGGTCAGCGATCGGCTGCGCACGCGGTTGAATTCTTCAAGGTCGATCTCCAGTCCAACGATGAACAGCAGATAAATGGCTCCGATGTCGGACACCAGCTGCAACGTTTCACCATCGGGCTGCAGCAGGTTCAGCACATCGGGTCCCATCAGGATCCCGGCCAGGAGCAGGCCAATTAGGTCAGGAAGTCCTGTGCGCCGGAAGAGAGGTGGCACCAGCATGGCGAGCGCCACGAGCAGGGCGAACGTCCCCAGGGGTTGATGAATCAGCTGCGCCAGCGACGCATGCCCCGGTGCTGCCGCCGCGAACGGTTGGATCATCAAAGGGTCAGTGCTTCATCTCGGCGCAACCCTGCCTGCACGCGCCAAAGATCGGCGTAGGCGCCGCCCTGATGCAGCAATTGGTCATGGGTGCCGTCTTCGACGATCCTTCCGTGATCCATGACAACAATGCGATCAGCATGGCGAACCGTGCTGAGGCGATGGGCAATCACCAGTGTGGTGCGGTTCTCCGTGATGTGCATCAAGGAGCGCTGAATGGCCGCCTCGGTGTCATTGTCGACGGCGGCTGTGGCCTCGTCGAGCACCAGCACTGGTGCATCTTTGAGGATCGCTCTGGCCAGAGCGATGCGCTGACGTTGGCCACCGGAGAGGCGCTGTCCGCGTTCCCCCACCACCGTGTCGAACCCTTGCGGCAAGGCTTCGATGAATGTGAGGGCTTCAGCCTGACGTGCCGCTTCGCGAACGGCTGATGCTGTCGCATCCGGTGCGCCATAGGCAATGTTGTCCCCCACGCTGCCGTGGAACAGGTAGATGTCTTGGCTCACCAGTGCAATCGCACGGCGCAGATCGCCAAGCTGCAATTGGTCAATGGCGATGCCATCCAGCAGGATCCTGCCTCGATTGAGGGGATACAGCCTCAGTAGCAATTTCACGAGAGAGCTCTTGCCCGAGCCGGTGGCGCCCACGATGCCAATGGTGTGACCCGCTGCGATGCTCAGATTGAAATTTTGCAGCAGTTCCGGACGGTCTCGATAGGCGAAGCAGACCGACTCGTAGCGAATCTCTCCCTGAATGTCTTGTGGATTCAGGCGCCGTTCTCCTCCGGCAATCAGCACCGGGGTGTCAATCAGGTCGAGCACCCGATTGGTCGAGGCCATGGAGCGCTGGTATTCGTTCAGGGTGCGGCCGAGGGTGGTGAGCGGCCAGAGCAGGCGCTGGGTGATGAAGACCAAAAAGCTGTAGGTGCCAACCCCAATGACACCGTTGAAGGCCTGCAGTCCTCCGATCAGCAGAATTGCCAGGAAGGCAAACAGGATGGCGAAGCGGATCAGTGGAATGAATGCTGCTGAGATGCGAATCGCCTGACGGTTGGATTGTCTGTAGGCCTCGCTTTCGCACCTGAGCTGTTCCAGTTCCCAGGATTCCCGAGCAAAACTCTTGATCGTGAGCATGCCTCCCAGATTGTTGGTGAGTCTGCTGGCCATGTCTCCGGCCCGTTGGCGCACTTCGCGGTACCGCGGTGCGAGCTGACGTTGAAAGCGGAGCGATCCCCAGAGAATCACTGGAATCGGCAGGAAGGCAAAGATGGCCACCTTCGGAGCCAGAACGGTCATGGCACCCCCCACCAGCAGCACTGTGGTGATCAGATGCAGCAGTTCGTTGGCCCCATGGTCGAGGAACCGCTCCAGCTGGTTGATGTCATCGTTCAACACCGTGAGCAGTCGACCACTGCTGTCCCGTTCGAAGAAATCCATCTCCAGCTTCTGGAGATGGTCATAGGCCTCCAGCCGCAGGCTGTGTTGCGCGCTCTGGGCCAGATTGCGCCAGAGGATTCCGTAGAGGTATTCGAACAACGATTCCGCTGTCCACACCAGAAACGACAGCACCGCCAGCGTGATCAGCTGGCTGGCCACCGTGGTGGCGCCAAGTTGGGAGAGCCAGGAGGTGTCCTGTTCCGCTACCACGTCAACGGCCAGTCCGATTAGCACCGGTGGAGCCAGATCAAACACCTTGTTGATCACGGAGCAGGTTGCAGCGAGCCAGACCCGCCGTCGGTAAGGCCGCAGGTGCTGAATCAGTCGTTTCAGCGGCGAAGCTGTTGTGCTCGAGACCTGAGCATTGGTTTGAAGCTTGGCTTGAACGTTTGCTGAGGCCATCCGCGCTGGTTGTCCAGGCGTTTATTCAAGCGTTGTGTTGCTGATGCACTGTTCTGACCCGTCAGAGGCGATAGACCGGAATCAGGAGCTGAGGAGTTTGTATGGCCCGAACACGCGCAATGAATCGCTTCCACCGCTATTTGGCTCGACGTCACCGCCACGATCTGCGTTGCAATGTTCCAATGCTGCGTCCCGAACTCGTCGAGTCCGAACCCCTGGACGTCAGTGGGCGTTTGATTCAGCGAGCCCTGAGTCGTGATGAACGACTGGACCTGATGCTGGTGGAGGAGCCAGCTCTCTGAGCTGACTCCCCTTGGTGATTAGATCACCAGCGGTTGCCGCCGCCACCGCCGTAGCCGCCGTCACCACCGCGACCGCCGCCGCCACCGCCGTAACCACCGCGGCCGCCACCGCCACCGGTGCGCTCACGAGGGGTGGCTTTGTTCACGCGAATCATGCGACCCATCCACTCCACGTTCTGGAGATCGTCGATGGCTTTTTGCTCATCATCATCGCTGTTCATTTCGACGAAGCCAAAGCCGCGCTTGCGACCGGTTTCGCGGTCGAGGGGAAGGCTGGCGCTCTTCACTTCGCCGTACTGGCTGAACAGGTCAAGCAGGTCTTCCTGCTCAGCCTGGAAGGAGAGGTTGCCGATGTAAATGGTCATTTCCTGTTGGGACCGAGGGGGGTGTGATCAGTGAAGCCGTGGTCCGAAAAGGAAAGTCCTTGATGCTGAAGCCAAAAAGCTGAAGCCTGGGGGAGCGAGCCGATCAGAGCCGAACGTTGATGCTGAACCTTTCCAAGCTACAGCCCTGTCGGAGCCAAACAGGGGGATGGTGGGGGCGATCTGACGAGTGACCTTTGACGCAATCAGCACTCGAAGGGCGATCTCGCCCGTGGGCTGCTGACGATTTCGGGCCAAACCCAGCCCCCTGATGAATCACATCTTGAACTGCTCGGCGGCTTTCTGCTTGCAGGTCTCCTGCGCCGTCTGGATCGAACGGCCCTCATTCACTTGCTTGAGAAAGCAGTTACAGGTGAAATCACCCATGCCTTCTGGCGGTGTCTCGCCAGCCTGGGCCATGGCGGCATGGAAACCAGCAAGGCACAGACGGGTGATGGTGCTTTCCCCTTCCGCGGCCCCGGCAGGAAGAGACGGTGTGATCAGCAGGCCGAGAGCCATGCTGATCAACGAAAGGCGGCCGACCATTGCGTTCAGGAGGCTTGGGTGATCTGGAGCTCCCGGTTCATGACCTTCAGTCGCCGGAGAGAGTTATAGACATCCTCGGGCATCCCTTTGGGAAGGTCCACAAGGCTGTGATTATCGAAAATCTGGATGCGTCCGATCATCCGGCCCTGAAGCCCTGATTCGTTGGCAATCGCACCCACAAGGTTGCCGGGTTTGACACGGTCGCGATGGCCGACTTCAACCCGGTAGCGGGTCATGTTGTCTTCCGGAGGGCGGGATTCGCGATCCACGCGGCGGCGATCACGGCCGCGATCCCCACGACGGTCGTCGCGACGATCGCCTCGGATCGGCATTTTCAGCCAGCTTTCGTCGCCCTGCACCAGCAATGGCTGATCACCGACAGCCATTTTGAGGGCGGCGACAGCCAGCTGTTCCATCCCCAGCTCATGCTCGAGACCCACGCGCTGGATCAGCTCTCTGAGCAGCTCGGTTTCTTCATTGGCTTCTGCTGTGGCTTGCTCACTGAGGCGACCGCGCAGCCGATCCAGACGGCTCTGGTTGATCTCGGCATTGTTGGGGATGTCCATCGGCTCGATGGCCTGCCCCACAGCCCGTTCGAGGTTGCCGACGAAGCGACGTTCACGCGGCGTGATGAACAAGATGGCTTCGCCGGTGCGTCCAGCGCGTCCTGTTCGTCCGATGCGGTGCACATACGCCTCGCTGTCGAAGGGCATGTCGTAGTTGATCACCAAGCCGATGCGATCAACGTCGAGTCCACGGGCTGCCACGTCGGTGGCCACCAGGATGTTCACCGTGCCCTTGCGCAGGCGGTCCACGGTCCGTTCGCGTTGGTTCTGAGGCACATCGC
This region of Synechococcus sp. NOUM97013 genomic DNA includes:
- a CDS encoding LCP family protein; this encodes MDQAKKVRPGTLLLSAAIGLTGGFLLAIPLSRSLTTDADAPPLLPVSNPFSAWSVFDNREILVLGVDEGGGNTDAIFTLRVEGGRTSITQIPRDSYINSYSFGPVKANALYAYGGLDAVKSELSRLMGRPINHHILVNLNGIRTLSDLVGGVEVDVPKRLYYRDRSQGLLIDLQPGPQVLQGEDLEGFLRWRHDEEGDLGRLARQQLVLKSLFGSMTRPENLVRLPALIQAAGQNLDTDLGAMELGGLITAMGITELETERLPARPFYEDGISYLDTEWPVYQGGRDDSDSSSQRQQFLY
- a CDS encoding RNA-binding protein, encoding MTIYIGNLSFQAEQEDLLDLFSQYGEVKSASLPLDRETGRKRGFGFVEMNSDDDEQKAIDDLQNVEWMGRMIRVNKATPRERTGGGGGRGGYGGGGGGRGGDGGYGGGGGNRW
- a CDS encoding aromatic acid exporter family protein, which gives rise to MNGNLLKQSLRLGLSILITCAIAQHFDRIAFAWYPLLAVTFVIDDQDENSLRAARGRILGTIAGGLITFLVHTIMSGWIGILVSLLITIPLLRRLGWSNGLSTAVVVTVMFLSIDAYTKLDWTYVFNRSLDTLVGILVALIVGRLLWPKNRMSRLQAVHAQLHALLHARVKAHSLALQGQAAAPTPIEPALITRLVLEMQSILSVEQSLGPRHVRRLNQGRWRQCVSLWRCQQVRWMLVERLIERLHKDHAANELPALGRYLGAQPRSPDRLSLDSNEAGLSLAQRIALEEQVTRFGRLLNSQQRLDRARGL
- a CDS encoding cation:proton antiporter produces the protein MIQPFAAAAPGHASLAQLIHQPLGTFALLVALAMLVPPLFRRTGLPDLIGLLLAGILMGPDVLNLLQPDGETLQLVSDIGAIYLLFIVGLEIDLEEFNRVRSRSLTIGILHFLFGMATGGLIGFVFGFPLVPCLLIGTLIASHTPLGYPIVRSYGAQRDEAVVVSVGSTILTDIASLVVLAIAIGLGQQTFSWGNLFGLIASVGIFALTIVTVIRIVGRRIFRRSINDESRIFLTILLILFIASLGAEVAGVEKIVGAFLAGLAVNSVLPEGKSKQQVILVGASLFIPIFFIHLGLLLDLDSLGSSITHFQMPLLMVLGVIACKGLVSLIAGRTFHYNGSQTVMMWSLAMPQVAATLATAFIGYEAGLLDRTVLNAVLAMMVVTATLGPLLTARSVRQLVEPTRPRDATPLSDAPSAIGDDTSLTVARRPLNIVVPIANPSTEQGLLDIASRLLSGGAETQGRLLPLALVCPSLEEARGGVNHAVASARERLAQAAVIGEQLKVRTRCLLRLDEDIAAGMSRSAREQSADLLVIGAGRPDNLRRWFFGDLVDGVCRTAHCPVVVVNLANRKVEDLQRILVPIKDLSASAREQFELAQRVLASTSPDAGLITLLHIVDPRFNRTDRARIERELRRWQPTHGQGTSIQIQLERGPGVETMIERQSLDHDLVILRSQRRQVAGLPIPASDRTSNLVSLLNCASMVISEPLT
- a CDS encoding ABC transporter ATP-binding protein: MASANVQAKLQTNAQVSSTTASPLKRLIQHLRPYRRRVWLAATCSVINKVFDLAPPVLIGLAVDVVAEQDTSWLSQLGATTVASQLITLAVLSFLVWTAESLFEYLYGILWRNLAQSAQHSLRLEAYDHLQKLEMDFFERDSSGRLLTVLNDDINQLERFLDHGANELLHLITTVLLVGGAMTVLAPKVAIFAFLPIPVILWGSLRFQRQLAPRYREVRQRAGDMASRLTNNLGGMLTIKSFARESWELEQLRCESEAYRQSNRQAIRISAAFIPLIRFAILFAFLAILLIGGLQAFNGVIGVGTYSFLVFITQRLLWPLTTLGRTLNEYQRSMASTNRVLDLIDTPVLIAGGERRLNPQDIQGEIRYESVCFAYRDRPELLQNFNLSIAAGHTIGIVGATGSGKSSLVKLLLRLYPLNRGRILLDGIAIDQLQLGDLRRAIALVSQDIYLFHGSVGDNIAYGAPDATASAVREAARQAEALTFIEALPQGFDTVVGERGQRLSGGQRQRIALARAILKDAPVLVLDEATAAVDNDTEAAIQRSLMHITENRTTLVIAHRLSTVRHADRIVVMDHGRIVEDGTHDQLLHQGGAYADLWRVQAGLRRDEALTL